The DNA region ctcaaaaggaaaatatatccccaagtggaaaaatataattataattaaaaaaaatacatcagCAAGCATCGTCCTTTAGAAGTGTCAATTTAGAATTGTTTAAGGTAAATCGATAGTTTTTTaatgatatattatatatgacATTACCGTTGATTTTTATAaatccaaatataaaaaaaaaaaatatttttttcatctaTTATTAGTTGAAAATTGCCTATGGCAAATTATTCTATCTGGTTATGAGAAATTCCTTAGGGAAAATTCCTCTAACTGTCGAAGCAATAATGCTATCAAAATTGGTCTATGTTTTACCTTCTTATCTAGTTTGGCCCACTTTATATATAACTTAGAATTTGTTTTCGTTCCTTAGCCCAACCTTCATATAGCAATGACGATTGGTAAAATTTCACAAGGCATAAAACAAATCTGACTTGATACTTCCAACATGTATATGAATAGACGCTACAAACCCAAAACTTATCCTTGCACAATGAATAACACCAAAACCAACTGCATCGCTGTACATACCTAAAAGCCAAAAACATAagttatataaaattaaaaattcaaatttgttAGTTGTTTGGATTGAATGTTGTACCAATAGTACATGTTCTTTTACATAGAACATTAAGAGTCCATTATATTTGCATAAGTAGTGCACTCTAGTCAATTCCTAAACATTCTGTTAAAAATTTAACgaaaaaagacaaaaatgtCCCTAAACTATTACAAAAGGTCTAAAAATACCTTCATCcatctattttgctaaaaaaaacCCTCAGTTtaactttttggctcatttatgctcTATGACTACCGGTCAAcactaaattaaaaaatatatatttaaattacaCATGGCATTTTATACTAGTCCGATTTTCTAAATCTGAAAAATTAAATTCTGCTAAAAACtggaaaaactattttttttttttaaatgtggtaagcccccctttttaaaaaaaaataaaaataataaggaTTGGATTTTCATTAACAAatgtggaatttttttaaatctggaaaacccattttttaaataaaaaatatggaagattgaattattttttaaaaaaaaaaattggttttttaAAGTCTGAAAACTGAAATTTTTAAGTGAAATGTGAAAAACTAGTActccataattttcttctagatttaaaaaaattggcttctggattttttttttttacacggtCTTTGCAcactttttgtaaaaaaaatcattttttccagatttttatAAGAATtcagtttttcaaattttgaaaaaaaatccactttttcctttttcttttttttttaagtgtcctaaaaataaaatcatgaaatctaaattttttaggtcaaaaaaaatcaatttttctaatttttaaaaaaaaaaaaaacatttttccagatattttaattaaaaaatcacgttttccattttcattttttttaaacgagttttcaaaaatcatttttcctgatatgatttttttttttaaaaaaattaatttttcagtAATAAACTGCTATgtgtaaatttaaattttttttaaaaacaattagTATTAACCGTTAGTCAAAGGGCATAAATGAGCTAAAAAGTTGAACTGAAGAgtatttttagcaaaataaatgaatgggggaatttttaaatcttttctaATAGTTCTAggacatttttgcccttttccgttaaattttttataaaatattcgGTAATTGATTAAAAGCGCACCACTTATGCAAACATAATGGAATATTAATGCTCCAAATAAAAGAACATGTATAGTTTTACGTCTAAACCAAAGATAATACTATACTATTTTGGTCATTTTCTCAGTTTTCTTTATTAACTAAACTTTCTAATCACAGCTGAAAAATATAGTTCTTTCATCAAACAGAGAACGCAACACCacaaagaaatgaagaagaagaagaagaaaaccttCAAAACGTCAAAATCAAGAAGGGCtttatcatcatcttcttccaaAGCAGAGAAGATAATCAACTGCACAGCACTCCCAAAGGATGTTATAATGGACATCTTCTCAAGCCAATTACATAAATATGTCACTTAAAAATTAAAGCCAATTACAATTAATCATGTATAGCTATTGCTTGAGCAAAAGGATGAGTAATCGATTGGAGTCAACCAAATTCGAAAAATTATAGAGAAGTATTTTCTTATCGATTAAACCAAAACGAAACCATTCAGGATCACTAATCGATTGTCATTTTCTAAATATCAGAGCCCAAGctttagaaaaattaaaatttaattatctaTTTTTTAGTTGTTCAACGGTCCCTTCCACAAACCATTTTTGATCACCAAACAACGTATAGTAAACCGTGAAGTAGTCGAGTGGATGGGTTTAAAAAaggcagcttataagctgacaacaacttataagtcaaaaaaaaaataagttgggattAAGCTTAGCCAAACCGGCCTAACTATTTTTTTAggtttattttaagcacaaaatggcttataagctaagccaaacgggctctacaTCTATCTTCGAGAATGAGGTAATAACTTGCCTACAACGGAAGTTCTGATGATATAGGATAATGCCGTGAAATTAGATACTGTTGTCATTAGGCCTCTTTTAAGGGAAACAAAACTTCCCAATCTTAGGCAAGTTACTACGTCCAAATGGCCACATTTACAAATACTTGAtgaatatatcaaaatatttacaaaaatcaAAGATCTACGGCCCTAAAAAAAAACTGGATCATATAAGGAGGGCAATTTACCGCACCAGTTTGTTTGATGTGGGTGTGGGAAGTAACACATGACAAATAATACAAAATCTATATTCCATGCAATAGGAGAGCAACTTCTAACTTGACGTGATTAGTTGTAGGAAATCAACATCTACTAAGTCTCAACTTGGTGCAAGTACTTATAAAAGACCAATTCCAACTCCAGATCAACTCCTCATACCCCATGATTGATTTATCTTTGTAAACAAGTATCCTCTCATACCATTTAACCACACTATTCTTCAAGACACAGCCACCCTTTCAACTCAACCCCCACCACTCTCAACAAGAACGAACAAATAATGGAGCATTGCATAAGATGAGCAATAAGAAAAGGCATCagcaaaagaaataaagacaCTATCCAATGGAACAAAGAAGAGATCCCCGTCAAACAAATGCAAAGAAAATACAACCTCCTAGCATACACGAGTAAATTCCACTAAACATGCTGATTCATTGGCGATAATATAAGAGCTTGCATATTAAATCATCTAACAAaagtttgtttttgtttttttttttttttttttttttttggggtttgatATGTGAATCATACAACAAAAGTAAGCATGTGATGACAAGAATATGAGACTTACCATAAGATTTTACCTGCTTCAATTAATTCCAACCAGTACTCCCAAAAGCTATCAGATTCCACAGTGATTGGCATTTGGCAGTGAAAATTATATAACTGCATTTTGGCATACAGATACATCTTGCACTACTAAATCACAGAGATCATTGCATTGAAGATCCAGGGTCTACAGAGAACTGCAGGGAACCCTGTAGCTTAAGCTGTATGCACATTCCATATCCACGACATCCTCTTCAGAAGAGCAAGAACTTTTGCCAATAAAATGACAAGGACACACAGAAAATCATGATTGAATATTATCACAGATAATAAAGAAACATGTAGGCTTTCTAGTAAGCAACATAGCAATAGTTTAAAGATATTTTGAAAGGGCTCCTGTCCAACATTGCATCATAACCAAAAGTAGAAAGACACTCGGAAATCTGCACCAGGTCTAGCATCTAGAACATCAAAAAGGCAAGTCCAACTAACAGTAGATTCATACAAATAACAATAAACTGAAAGCAAGACATCAGGACACATGGCCGAGATTTGAGAGTTGAATTCATCTATAGTACAACTACAAAAGGGAAGAAAGGATGAGGCCGCTGGCGACACAGGTTCTTGGTTTGAGCTCGGAAATATATGGTATCAGGGCATGGCAAATTTTGATAGTAGGTAAAATCTTCGGATATGGTCCTGCTAGGGAAAACATCAAGGTAGGCAATGATTTTCAATGTCCGCATTCATCTGGTCATCTGGTTTAGGCATGAGGCTTCATCAAAGGTGACAGTAGGCTGGCTTCAGGCTTCAGATATCTCGGCTGTTTGTAGGGAGGGAAAGGAAACAAAGGGAAAAGAATACCATTAGTTTCATAATTGGCAGATCGGTTAAGGTCATCTTACCAACATGTTTAGAATATTTGTATGAGTGGGGCTAGGTATGTAAAACCAGTGAATCAAATGAAAAATGCAATGCGATAGAAATATAATTCATGAGCTACCTGTGGTCCAGTTACAAGCTCTAGTAACCATAACTTTTTCTCCGGGGAGCAGAGCTTTGCCTTGAAGACCTGGTAACATGAAATTAACATAATGAATAGAATTGGAGAAGCAAGTTTGGCCTCTTTAGAGCAGTTGAAAGTAAACGAGCTAAATAAGATATCCTCTGCAACAAATGGGAAGAACAAAATCACCGACAACAACTTCAAACCAGAATGTTGTTAGGCCAGACATAAACGTGCAAAAGCCAAATACGTGACCAAAACATTTAGCTTCTTGATAAGCATTACAATTAGAAAGAATGAAACTACGAgctcattattttttttctttcaagaaaATCTAGAGGCAGCATGATCACACCAGTACATAGGACACCAAACCTACTCAAGATTGGTGAAGGGAAGGCAAGAAGAACTCACCCAGATCCACCGGAACGCCCATGGGAATATCCTTCTTTTGGATAAGCAGGGGAATATCCTTCATATGCCCCATATCCTACACTACTACTACTCTGCAAATGGAATTAGATATTAATAACGAAAGCTGAACATAGACATTCCACAGAAGTAGTAAAAAGCAACAGAAACAAACAAATCCCAGACTTCTGGAGAGCACTGCCTCTTCCAATAACTCCTTTGTACTAACCAATGAAACAAGGTTTTACCTGGAGAGTACCATAACTTCCAAAACCATCAGCATGTGGAAGATCACTAGCACCACCATACGCAGTTGAGTAGGAATGTTCACGTGCATGTCTCCTAGTATCTCTGTTTTCATATTTCAAGGTATCTGAATCTGTTGACATGGGGAGGTAGGGAAGAACTGGCACAAAAGCAGACATGGGCccctctttttcaaaaaaatttgccCTTAAACGTGATGTTACTTGCATGAGTGCATCCTTTGAGGCGTCGGGATCTCCTGAAATCTGATGAATGTTGGAAGTATATAATTGGGTTCAgttaagaaaaataacaaagcaCTTCTTCACAGTAAAATAAcaagtataataaataaaagagcaTGAAGGAAGTTCcaaaataaaatagagaaaatgTGGAGAGTAAGTATGATAGTATAAATAAACAGGAAtgacaagaaagaaaaggaactACTATACAAAGTAGTTGCATCAGCATCCTTATCTTTTAATAATGACATATTGATCTTTCTGCTTCTTTTTACCCCCTCTCTGGAGGTTTTATTTTGGCTAACATGGGTACAGCAAAGGGatagaagaaaacaaatagGGAAAAGGAAAAACCCTATGAAACAATAGTTCCATCCACGCAGACCCATAGCCCCAGAACTAATCAAGAACAGATACGGATCCAAAGGCaaaagcaacttatgcctttcAAATATGTCAACATCTACATCAGAGACCCCTCATTCACACTTCACTAGCCGGATTTGTAAAGAGGAAGGGAGAAACGACGGACTTTTTTACTCTTTTGATTAGTGACGGATATCCTTGACATAGACAAAGTACCCAATAACTATTAATAATGAATATACCTGAACCATCTCATCATCTTCAGATGCAACCTTCGGAAGGTCTTCTTTCGAGAGAATGCGAATATTAGATTTCGTGATTTTCCTCATCTCATTAATTATGGATCCTCCTTTCCCAATAAGACAGCCAATTCGAGATGCCGGAACCAGCAACCTTGTGGTATATGATATAAGACCTGAATCCCGTTCCACTTCCTCACGGCACCTTGGTTGCAAGCGCACTGCTGCTTCAATTGTGGGAGAATATGTGTCCTCAAAAAACTAGTCAAAACATAAAACGCATCTTTACTAAGAGAACAAAAATCCTCAAGTTGCATATCCCAATAAACATCCATTTAGATAGAAAATGTGTACCTCTTTTGCAGAAACAGAAATCACACAATTGTCACCTTCAGCGTTAGAACTATCAACCTTGATTACTGCACCAGACTCTTGTCTAATTTGGTTTATTATAACACCACCTTTCCCAATAACACCCCCAATATTTGCAGTAGGACACACTAGACGAAGAGAAAATTCCTTTGAAGATGATTCATCCCTTGGAGCTGTATAGAAAGACCTTGACCAGTCACCACTCTCCCCTTTGTAACCCCCATACGGCCCCACTAACGGAGCTATTCCCACTATTGGAGCACCACCAGCATGACCTATAAGTGAACTGCTCGAAGAGTAGACGGTTGGTGCATCAGAGGCTAGAATATGTTGAGTACGGGATGGATTATTGTGAAGACGAGTTGCAATTTCATAGAGAGCCTTCCTCACTACAGCAACTTCACCAGATATCTAAAACCAAGTACCCAAAAATCAGCCATGACGTTAATTCAGCCAAATTTATTTTACAATTCGCCACTGCTAAGAGCAATGAGATAAAAAAATTGAGTCTCAGCTTGATAGACCGACAACTACGAAGAAAATTGGCCATACATTTATACCTAAAGAAACTGAGCCATCCATATGCGTGTGTGTATAATCATGCAATATGGGCcgtcaaaaataaatttcaagaGGTAGTGTGAAATAGAAGTGCAGCATGATTAATCCCTTTAAATTCTAAATCAGACAGTCAACCAATTTGTAAAAGAAGATTCCCGAAGTAATTAGGCTAAAATGGGATAGCCAGCAAGTTCAAGCATGAAGAACAAGCACTTAATCAAGCTTACTAACCAAGAAATTTATTGAAACAACATTGCAAGTTTGATGGTGCAGAAGCAACACAAGTGGAGAGATAGGAAGGTGATCCTGCATTACCTGCACAAGTTCATCTGAGCTCAATGCGCATGCAGGCAAATGCCTATCTTTCAAAATACGAATCTGAGCGCCAGTTTCACTTCGAATGTCCTGAACTATCTGTCCCCCTTTTCCAATAATACATCCAATCTGATCTGAAGGTACTAGAAGCTTAACAGTAACCTGTGCTGCTCCGTCAGAGTCCTCGTCCATAGTGTCATCGTTAATGATTTTATCATATACTCTAAGAAGGGCATCCTGAGATGGACAAACACGATCTTCAGAGCCATCAATCTCATTTGTTTCTTCGCTTGAGCTGTAGATGGTGACAACACGCTCATCACAGTCAGGTACTGTCTCACCAATTCTAATTTTTGCTTTAGTGTCCACCCTTAATTGTTTAACAATCTCCCCACCTTTACCTATGATACTGCCAATCTTCTTTACTGGACACAAGTATCGATATACTGTGTCATCGGGGCCAATAGAGAAAGGATCCTTATCATTTCTAGTACTTCTCCTTTTGTTTGACCCGTTTTCACCATAATCTGACTGAGAATGAGACCGTTTCCCGTAGCTATCCCGTCGACCAGCCATTACAAAATATGGACTAAACACTGCTATCATTGAAAAATTGCAAACAAAAGTCATAAATCCATAAAGAGTACATCCACTTCCTAAAACTTCTAATAATTCAGATACAAAATAGCTTTCCATCATCACAAGTGTGTCATCTCCCGTAACCCTATCCCAGTCCAGCCTAAGAAACTAGAATACGTTATAAATGCCAAAGTTGAAAACTTGGAGATACATCACTtttcttatcaaaaaaaaaattattcaactttcatcCAATTTCATGTCATATTTCCTCAAATACTCGGCATATAGCCATGACACAATGTGTTCTACATATACATCATACATCAGCAGGATTTCCAAATTTCTAAAGTTCTTCTAGacggaaataaaaaaagagattCTGACAGCAAGAAAAtatgttgctcagactcttcaaaaatgtagCCGGGTGTGTGTCAAATCCTCCCAAAAGTAGTACattttttggaggatccgacatggTGTGGCAGCATTTTTGGaaagtccgagcaacatagcttgGATGCGTGTACAGTTCCTTATCAGACTAAAAATTATGAATTCCTCGTACACAACGGAAGCACAAGATACTCAAACCGATAACACATATCATCCGAGCATATACACAAGTGACCAATTCACAAAATCTAGATCGAGTACATGGTCAATTCTAGaaaccccttttttcttttttcttcaaatacATTAATTGCGCCAAAGACAAAATAGTTACTTTATTCTAGAATAATCTCTCGAAAGTATAAAAATATCTTCAGGAAAAAACAAAGAACGAAAAAACATAGATCTGAAAATTAATTTCAACAGGATTTCTAATTCAGAGATTTATGGAACTACAATAACTATGTACAAATCCAAACTACATACAAATCCTCTGTATCCATTCTGGTTACCCCAATTAATTTCAACACTcaatttaacaaagaaaaacaagattTGAATCAATTTAGAGATAATAAGATATGTAATAGGCTAACAGTACATGATTTGTTAGAAAATAACCTGGGAAAAAACTGGTAAGGAGGTATGGAAGAGTAGAATCCAGCAAAGAGAATAGTGTGGTCGTCTTTGTTGATTAATAGCGCTAGGGTTTTTGACCCCAACAGGGTTAAGGGCTCCTTTATTCGTTTCTAACGGGCCACGTCGTGTATGTATGTATTAATATCTGCTGgattttcctccttttcttttcccaaaatagcaaatatgcaaggaaaaaaaaatcactattattattattatatattattatcatcaaacaactttatttttttatcttaacttcttacatatacattttgaatatcttgattattattattatcaaataactttatttttttatcttaaCTTCCTACATATACAGTTTGAATATCTTATTTATAGTTATCTTTTATCTAGTTTTTAAATAGATAAATTGCATTTTAAAAGCTTAGATCACCCGATCGGACATTATCTTTCTAGAGATGAAGAACCCTTCGCtagcgtttggacatgaatttggttgaaacttgaaaaaaagagtttttgaagatgagatgaaaaataatttttgaaagttgaaattatatgaatatacaTTTTACTTGAAAAGAAGTCGAAATTTTTGTGAATAGAAAGCTtcgaaaacttgaaaaactAGTCTAAATCACTTTTGAAACTTCTGAAATCCTTCTTAAAAAACTAAGGAGCTATTATGACCaaacaatattttcaaaatatttttgaacaaaaaaatgaaaaatacttATGGCCATACAGGAGCTTAgtgttaaaatttattttcgAATTAAGactagggtgtgttcggtatggaggaaaatgttttctggaaaaataagtgaatttctacttattttctcatgttcggttaGGTAGtgggaaaataagtgaatttcttacttaatTTTTCATGTTCAGTTGgttggtagaaaatattttccgaaaaatacCACCCATGCCCCACCACCATCCACCCACTCCAAGCACCCACCCACACGCCAACCAAATTCCACCCCCACTCTACCCCACACCACCACCTACCCCAGCCCAACACCACCATTCTATCCAACcctcccacccacccaccccctccCAAATTAAAtacttcatatattttatttaacttttataaatCCGCCCCACCACCACCCGCCCCACACCAAATTTAACCACGCAAATTTTCCTTATCTATAAAGGTAAAatcaaaaatgaaatagaaaattcggGAGAGGGTAAGGGGTGCGCCGGGGGCGGGGGGGTGTCGTagaaaaccaaatttttttttttttttaaaaaagcttttcaaaactttgttttttttttaaaaaaaaattacttttcttggagggggtggtggggtgttGGGGCGGGGTGAGGGGTGGGGTGTCgtagaaaacccaaaaaaaaaaaaaaaaaactacctttttaaaaaaatattttttttgaggaGCGGTTGGGAGTACCAAAGGGGGTGGGTGGTATaaaaaaaccaaacaaaaaaaccttttaaaacttttttttaaagaaaaaataaatattttttggaggCGGGATGGGTGGTGgagaaaacccaaaaaaaaaaaaaattggggatagggtgggtggtggggatCTTTGGGTGGGGGATGTGCGTGGGGTTGTGGGAGTTGTTGGGGTTTGGTGGTTGAGGGGTGGTAAGGTGGTTGGTGATATGTCAATTATGGACTTGTATTCCTTACGTTGATTAAGGAAgtcattttctccatttttaaggaacacgttttcccaaaaaaaaaatgttttccaaaagttTTGACCaaacaaacatgagaaaattgaaaaatatttttcgaaaaatgttttccttcataccgaacacatcctAAAACTGACTCTCGTAATCCAAGTTATTCTTTTCTGAGTAGAGAATACCATTTTAATTTTATCCTCTTTTTCGTATTATATGGTATTGCTTATTTTTCTCTCCCCGTTATTATAATTTGAATTCTTTTGTCGTTCATTCATCTCTTTGTTAGTTTATTGTATTTAGAACAACCAATCCAATTAACTTTTCAGAAGGACACCAAAAACATCTTTCAGGAATTGGATTGGTTGTTCTAAAGATAATAAACTAACAAAGAGCTTCTCCTAACTTGGGACAGTGCGGTGACAGGGCCCCAAGCAAGTTTTTATTAGGAAGTTGGACCctgttatgaaatattatgtATATTGTGGTGGATGTCCATAACTCCTAAGAAGTTACTTCCTCTACTTTCTCCATGATGTAGCTATTAAATCTCCCACCTCCTATCTTCATTATGTAAATATTAATTCTCATACCTCCATGATCTTCCCCATACCTTCATAGTTATTATCTTGTTTATTGCCACCTTTTGACTATCCTCTATGTAGTAGTATATATAGAGATATAATATGTGATGTACTTCTCCTCTCTTGTCtctctatttctattattttcatCCTTTACTATTATTACTCTTTTAGCTTAATTTTACAACACGTTATCAACACGAAATGCTCACTCTTTGTCAAGAACGGTGATAGGTGCTTTTTAACTTTCACTGCTTGTTTATACCTTTTTGGGCCGTGATCAGTTTAGTAGTAAGCTTGAGCATTTGGTATGGATCTTATTAAATAATAGTATTATTATAAAGGGAGTATGAGGTATGTGATctcaatttatttttactttaattttgctGGTAGGTTACAATAGTTTAAACTTAATTCATATATTGAATTCTATAAAGTATAAGCATAAAGTAATGGGATTAATTTTCTAGTAGTCGTCTATGCAGTACTTTTCTAACAGTTTTTCCAACTAAAGATATGGTCTCATTTAGTTCTAAAAGTTGCATAATGTTATCAACAATACTCAtttaattgatgttgtataaTTATTATTGGAGTTCCATATGTTGATACACACCAACTGTGGGATCGTTGGTTGCTGTAACCCTTCGTTTCCCCCATTTGCATCATGGATCATTAAgttgtttatgttatttatgCTAATAATATTTgcgttgttgttattgtagatAGTTGG from Lycium ferocissimum isolate CSIRO_LF1 chromosome 2, AGI_CSIRO_Lferr_CH_V1, whole genome shotgun sequence includes:
- the LOC132037528 gene encoding KH domain-containing protein HEN4-like isoform X1; this encodes MFSPYFVMAGRRDSYGKRSHSQSDYGENGSNKRRSTRNDKDPFSIGPDDTVYRYLCPVKKIGSIIGKGGEIVKQLRVDTKAKIRIGETVPDCDERVVTIYSSSEETNEIDGSEDRVCPSQDALLRVYDKIINDDTMDEDSDGAAQVTVKLLVPSDQIGCIIGKGGQIVQDIRSETGAQIRILKDRHLPACALSSDELVQISGEVAVVRKALYEIATRLHNNPSRTQHILASDAPTVYSSSSSLIGHAGGAPIVGIAPLVGPYGGYKGESGDWSRSFYTAPRDESSSKEFSLRLVCPTANIGGVIGKGGVIINQIRQESGAVIKVDSSNAEGDNCVISVSAKEFFEDTYSPTIEAAVRLQPRCREEVERDSGLISYTTRLLVPASRIGCLIGKGGSIINEMRKITKSNIRILSKEDLPKVASEDDEMVQISGDPDASKDALMQVTSRLRANFFEKEGPMSAFVPVLPYLPMSTDSDTLKYENRDTRRHAREHSYSTAYGGASDLPHADGFGSYGTLQSSSSVGYGAYEGYSPAYPKEGYSHGRSGGSGSSRQSSAPRRKSYGY
- the LOC132037528 gene encoding KH domain-containing protein HEN4-like isoform X2 → MAGRRDSYGKRSHSQSDYGENGSNKRRSTRNDKDPFSIGPDDTVYRYLCPVKKIGSIIGKGGEIVKQLRVDTKAKIRIGETVPDCDERVVTIYSSSEETNEIDGSEDRVCPSQDALLRVYDKIINDDTMDEDSDGAAQVTVKLLVPSDQIGCIIGKGGQIVQDIRSETGAQIRILKDRHLPACALSSDELVQISGEVAVVRKALYEIATRLHNNPSRTQHILASDAPTVYSSSSSLIGHAGGAPIVGIAPLVGPYGGYKGESGDWSRSFYTAPRDESSSKEFSLRLVCPTANIGGVIGKGGVIINQIRQESGAVIKVDSSNAEGDNCVISVSAKEFFEDTYSPTIEAAVRLQPRCREEVERDSGLISYTTRLLVPASRIGCLIGKGGSIINEMRKITKSNIRILSKEDLPKVASEDDEMVQISGDPDASKDALMQVTSRLRANFFEKEGPMSAFVPVLPYLPMSTDSDTLKYENRDTRRHAREHSYSTAYGGASDLPHADGFGSYGTLQSSSSVGYGAYEGYSPAYPKEGYSHGRSGGSGSSRQSSAPRRKSYGY